One window of the Phragmitibacter flavus genome contains the following:
- a CDS encoding tetratricopeptide repeat protein codes for MRTLPSITLALICPLASLLAQAPAPAPAPAAAPAAPAALNLEQEVEQLYGEATTAFNRGTFDVALQKIAAIHTKTSDRDFERVMFLEGACHYNLEAYDKAIEFLQKFVTTYPNSEVLHEAKMSLGRAYLKLKKEDEGVKVLKEVATIPTLRDQAGLEIAFYFKSNNKPDQALEILETILKDLAGPPSQEQQQGILMAAEIYIGKGDSDQASAMIEKLRSGASADESIVQLNNLGVKVGDAMLEQKRYREALLAYQSVRRHSEILRIQKGRVEAIEGWIKQIDAGRRVYFMGRTLSKDEAQSLLTANKTILDEITKATDYDAAIYYKLGQSFYEMGRYYESLLAFTKIFDEFTEFPDRHRCLFGMIVCNAALKRSARAYTLCEQYMNLFPEGPNAPQVTEMFGGLAYESGNINAAVRAFQKAIASPGADKERLNYLLGIVLFESQQFDDSRAAFQSLLEVNKESAYKDEAQYRIALTYFFQNDSVGTRRALRDYIAQNARGQFVVDARYRLAFIDFQGGDKEGARKELEALVKESPNDPNIGQVFYLLGDIYSQMPPPREEDATDYTLLALNAYRSAVEKAKTNDVLSFALEAANNMMVDRGMWNEISDMWSTQYNSKQGTPEALKAIHWISRAKEREASQLLKEGKTTEAEAKSDEARKLVAKEAFPFLGNPANEQVEMLLQQLISMILPKKRSRNISAEAATADIETYEKKFRDILLPEGDASLVNGTAAARVLFARALIARSLRDIPKYDNIVSIIPDAAKAEELSPLLLSTLGEMLLKRGDFTKATEYFNILRTKYPDSEFGDKAPIGLAAIAYEQKDYDKALELYNEAIEKYVATSGILDAYLGKAKTLMALAKFDEATELYDTIRNNREWRGEATAISLFMLGQIADAQAKHEEALGWYQRCFLTQRRYKDWFAKSYLHAAKACVKLNRREDAVKLLREMLARTDIQDQPEFNEAQQLLPTLGS; via the coding sequence ATGAGAACGCTTCCTTCCATCACCCTAGCTCTGATCTGTCCCCTGGCATCGCTTCTTGCCCAGGCCCCTGCCCCTGCTCCCGCACCGGCAGCAGCCCCAGCAGCCCCCGCCGCCCTGAACCTTGAGCAGGAAGTCGAGCAGCTCTACGGCGAAGCCACCACCGCCTTCAACCGTGGGACATTCGATGTCGCCCTGCAAAAAATTGCCGCCATCCACACCAAGACCAGCGACCGCGACTTCGAGCGTGTCATGTTCCTTGAAGGTGCCTGCCACTACAATCTCGAAGCCTACGACAAGGCCATCGAATTCCTCCAAAAGTTCGTCACCACCTACCCCAACAGCGAAGTCCTTCACGAAGCCAAGATGAGCCTTGGCCGGGCCTACCTCAAATTGAAGAAGGAAGACGAGGGCGTCAAAGTTCTCAAAGAAGTCGCCACCATCCCCACCCTGCGGGATCAGGCCGGGCTTGAAATCGCCTTCTATTTCAAGAGCAACAACAAGCCCGATCAGGCGCTTGAAATTCTTGAAACCATCCTCAAGGACCTCGCCGGACCACCCAGCCAGGAACAGCAACAGGGCATCCTCATGGCTGCCGAAATCTACATCGGCAAAGGCGACTCTGATCAGGCTTCCGCCATGATCGAAAAACTCCGCAGCGGAGCCAGCGCTGATGAAAGCATCGTCCAGCTCAACAACCTCGGCGTCAAAGTTGGCGACGCCATGCTTGAGCAAAAACGCTACCGCGAAGCCCTCCTCGCTTATCAAAGCGTGCGCCGCCACAGCGAAATTCTGCGCATTCAAAAAGGCCGTGTGGAAGCCATCGAAGGCTGGATCAAACAAATCGACGCCGGTCGCCGCGTCTACTTCATGGGCCGCACCCTCAGCAAGGACGAGGCCCAATCGCTGCTCACCGCCAACAAAACCATCCTCGACGAAATCACCAAGGCCACCGACTACGATGCCGCCATTTACTACAAGCTCGGCCAGAGTTTTTACGAAATGGGCCGCTATTACGAATCGCTGCTCGCCTTCACCAAAATCTTCGACGAATTCACCGAATTCCCCGACCGCCACCGCTGCCTGTTCGGCATGATCGTCTGCAACGCCGCCCTCAAGCGCTCCGCCCGCGCTTACACTTTGTGCGAGCAATACATGAACCTCTTCCCTGAAGGCCCCAATGCCCCTCAGGTCACTGAAATGTTCGGCGGACTCGCCTACGAAAGCGGCAACATCAACGCCGCCGTCCGCGCTTTCCAAAAAGCCATCGCCAGCCCCGGTGCCGACAAGGAACGTCTCAACTACCTTCTCGGCATTGTTCTGTTTGAATCCCAACAGTTCGACGATTCCCGCGCCGCGTTCCAATCCCTGCTCGAGGTCAACAAAGAAAGCGCCTACAAAGACGAAGCCCAATACCGCATCGCCCTCACCTACTTCTTCCAAAACGACTCCGTCGGCACCCGCCGCGCCCTTCGCGATTACATCGCCCAAAACGCCCGGGGCCAGTTCGTTGTCGACGCAAGATACCGCCTCGCCTTCATCGACTTCCAGGGCGGCGACAAAGAAGGTGCCCGCAAAGAACTCGAAGCCCTCGTCAAAGAATCTCCGAACGACCCCAACATCGGCCAGGTCTTCTACCTACTCGGCGACATCTACAGCCAGATGCCCCCGCCCAGAGAGGAAGACGCCACCGACTACACCCTGCTCGCCCTCAACGCCTACCGCAGCGCCGTTGAAAAGGCCAAAACCAACGACGTCCTCAGCTTCGCCCTCGAAGCCGCCAACAACATGATGGTCGACCGCGGCATGTGGAATGAGATCTCCGATATGTGGAGCACCCAATACAACTCCAAACAGGGCACTCCCGAGGCTCTTAAGGCCATTCACTGGATCAGCCGCGCCAAGGAACGCGAGGCCAGCCAGCTCCTCAAAGAAGGCAAAACCACTGAAGCCGAAGCCAAAAGCGACGAGGCCCGCAAGCTTGTTGCCAAAGAAGCCTTCCCGTTCCTCGGCAACCCCGCCAATGAACAGGTGGAAATGCTTCTCCAGCAGTTGATCTCCATGATCCTGCCCAAAAAACGCTCCCGCAACATCAGCGCCGAAGCCGCCACCGCCGACATTGAAACCTACGAGAAAAAATTCCGCGACATCCTCCTCCCGGAAGGTGATGCCTCCCTTGTCAACGGCACCGCTGCCGCCCGCGTCCTCTTCGCCCGCGCTCTCATCGCCCGAAGCCTGCGCGACATTCCCAAATACGACAACATCGTCAGCATCATCCCCGACGCCGCCAAAGCCGAGGAACTCAGCCCCCTGCTCCTTTCCACGCTGGGCGAAATGCTCCTCAAACGCGGTGACTTCACAAAAGCCACCGAATACTTCAACATCCTTCGCACCAAATACCCCGACAGCGAATTCGGCGACAAAGCCCCCATCGGCCTCGCCGCCATCGCCTACGAACAAAAGGATTACGACAAAGCACTCGAGCTCTACAATGAGGCCATTGAGAAATACGTTGCCACCTCCGGCATCCTTGACGCCTACCTCGGCAAGGCCAAAACCCTCATGGCCCTCGCCAAGTTCGATGAAGCGACCGAACTCTACGACACCATCCGCAACAACAGGGAATGGCGCGGCGAAGCCACGGCGATTTCTCTCTTCATGCTCGGCCAGATTGCCGACGCCCAGGCCAAACACGAGGAAGCCCTCGGCTGGTATCAACGTTGCTTCCTCACCCAGCGCCGCTACAAGGACTGGTTTGCCAAGTCCTATCTCCATGCCGCGAAAGCCTGCGTCAAACTCAACCGCAGGGAAGACGCCGTCAAACTTCTCCGAGAGATGCTCGCCCGCACCGACATTCAGGATCAACCCGAATTCAACGAAGCTCAGCAATTGCTCCCCACCCTCGGCAGTTAA
- the gatC gene encoding Asp-tRNA(Asn)/Glu-tRNA(Gln) amidotransferase subunit GatC, whose product MAQQSIDIQHAAKLARLQLSSSEVAEYQGQLGKVIDYMATLEAYDLGEVEPMAHAMPVFDVWREDVARSGFTAEEALLNAPRKAAGQFLVNRSVEDA is encoded by the coding sequence ATGGCACAGCAATCGATCGACATCCAACACGCCGCCAAACTGGCGCGTTTGCAGCTTTCCTCGTCTGAAGTTGCTGAGTATCAAGGGCAGTTGGGCAAGGTCATCGATTACATGGCAACATTGGAGGCCTATGATTTGGGTGAAGTGGAGCCGATGGCCCATGCGATGCCGGTTTTTGATGTGTGGCGTGAGGACGTGGCGCGGTCGGGATTCACTGCTGAGGAGGCCTTATTAAATGCGCCGCGGAAAGCAGCGGGACAGTTTTTGGTGAACCGTTCGGTGGAGGATGCGTGA
- the gatA gene encoding Asp-tRNA(Asn)/Glu-tRNA(Gln) amidotransferase subunit GatA, which produces MSIVDQSVAGLRRLLVSREISPGEVVRELAAEVRSRGEEVGAYLAFDEEAAVKLAEKADLSLPLGGVPVAVKDNINVKGDPCSCGSKMLAGGYVAPYDAGCMEQLRAAGVIPLGRTNMDEFAMGSSTENSALGVTRNPWDLSRVPGGSSGGSAAAVGAHLAIAALGSDTGGSIRQPAAFCGCVGLKPTYGRVSRYGLVAFASSLDQIGPMTKTVEDSALLLNHLCGKDGRDSTSLDEPVPDFTAVLGKSLKGLRAGLPKEYFIDGIDPAVRASVDAAVKVLEELGVEIEEISLPHTELAIATYYIVAPAEASTNLSRFDGVRYGYRAEGSGDLLEHYMASRAEGFGPEVKRRILLGTYVLSSGYYDAYYVKAQRARALIREDFTQAFKKVDFIVSPTTPELPFKLGALKDDPLSMYLADLFTIPPNLAGLPALSLPCGLVEEGGARLSVGLQLIGRALDESTLIQVAHAYEQSTPWHLEKPTR; this is translated from the coding sequence GTGTCTATTGTTGATCAATCTGTAGCCGGTTTGCGTCGTTTGTTGGTGAGCCGGGAAATTTCTCCTGGCGAAGTGGTTCGTGAGCTGGCGGCTGAAGTGCGTTCGAGAGGTGAAGAGGTGGGGGCCTACCTGGCTTTTGATGAAGAAGCCGCGGTGAAGCTGGCGGAGAAGGCGGATTTGAGTTTGCCGCTTGGCGGTGTGCCGGTGGCGGTAAAGGACAACATCAATGTGAAAGGTGATCCGTGTTCTTGTGGATCGAAGATGCTGGCCGGGGGCTATGTGGCTCCGTATGACGCAGGATGCATGGAGCAGTTGCGGGCGGCCGGGGTGATCCCGCTGGGTCGCACCAACATGGATGAGTTTGCGATGGGTTCATCGACGGAGAACTCGGCTTTGGGGGTGACGCGCAATCCGTGGGATCTGAGCCGGGTTCCGGGTGGATCAAGTGGCGGATCGGCGGCAGCGGTTGGCGCGCATCTGGCGATTGCGGCGTTGGGTTCGGATACGGGAGGATCGATTCGTCAACCGGCGGCGTTTTGTGGATGCGTGGGGCTCAAGCCAACTTATGGACGGGTTTCGCGTTATGGTTTGGTGGCATTTGCGTCATCGTTGGATCAGATCGGACCCATGACCAAAACGGTGGAGGATTCGGCGCTGTTGTTGAATCACTTGTGCGGCAAGGATGGGCGCGACAGCACGTCTTTGGACGAGCCGGTGCCAGATTTTACGGCGGTGCTGGGGAAGAGTTTGAAGGGGTTGCGCGCAGGTTTGCCGAAAGAATACTTTATTGATGGGATCGATCCGGCAGTGAGGGCTTCGGTGGATGCAGCGGTGAAAGTGCTGGAGGAGCTTGGGGTGGAGATTGAGGAGATTTCCCTGCCTCATACCGAGCTGGCGATTGCGACTTATTACATCGTCGCACCGGCGGAGGCTTCGACCAATCTTTCGCGTTTTGACGGGGTGCGGTATGGGTATCGGGCCGAAGGTTCGGGAGATTTGCTGGAGCACTACATGGCATCGCGTGCCGAGGGATTTGGTCCTGAGGTGAAGCGGCGGATTTTGCTTGGCACCTATGTGCTGAGCTCGGGTTATTACGATGCCTATTATGTGAAAGCGCAACGTGCGCGGGCACTGATTCGCGAAGATTTCACCCAGGCGTTCAAGAAGGTGGATTTTATCGTTTCACCGACAACGCCGGAGTTGCCCTTCAAGCTTGGGGCGTTGAAGGATGATCCGTTGTCGATGTATCTGGCAGATTTGTTTACCATTCCTCCCAACCTCGCCGGATTGCCGGCGTTGAGCCTGCCGTGTGGATTGGTGGAAGAGGGCGGTGCACGCCTGTCCGTGGGCTTGCAGTTGATTGGGCGGGCTCTGGATGAGTCGACGCTGATTCAGGTGGCGCATGCCTATGAGCAGTCGACGCCGTGGCATTTGGAGAAGCCGACGAGATGA
- a CDS encoding VOC family protein encodes MEKVTGIGGFFFRSKSSDILDDWYEQHLGIRKVGREYEDGSWWQDAGPTVFASEPQNAQGMGGPEYSWRINFRVRNLDAMVAQLRAAGIAVEVETTIYPNGRFAHLCDPDGNHIELWEPGGTDLVRPAM; translated from the coding sequence ATGGAGAAAGTAACAGGGATAGGGGGATTTTTCTTCCGCAGCAAAAGTTCAGATATTCTGGATGATTGGTATGAGCAGCACTTGGGTATCAGGAAGGTGGGTAGGGAATATGAAGATGGTTCATGGTGGCAGGATGCGGGGCCGACGGTGTTTGCGTCTGAGCCACAAAATGCGCAGGGCATGGGTGGACCAGAGTATTCTTGGAGGATCAATTTCAGGGTCCGTAATCTCGATGCGATGGTGGCACAGTTGAGAGCGGCAGGAATTGCGGTAGAGGTGGAAACGACGATTTATCCGAACGGACGTTTTGCCCATCTATGTGATCCCGATGGCAATCACATCGAATTGTGGGAGCCGGGAGGCACTGATTTGGTGAGGCCAGCCATGTAA
- the menA gene encoding 1,4-dihydroxy-2-naphthoate octaprenyltransferase: protein MSVSISHWLIASRPKTLGAAVAPVMAGSVLGWKLGGEFCEWLLLATLGSCMCLQVATNFFNDAVDGLKGSDTDERLGPKRITASGLVPARTVLWGAGLMLGLAVLLALPLVWYRGWPILAIGIPSLWFCYGYTGGPWPLAYRGLGELFVVLFFGLVAVTGSAFVQSGEWHVEAVVLGLQIGLLSTVLIAINNLRDVVEDAQSGKRTLAVRLGKSFAKWEIWGLHVVALLLGIYWWWALDWRWLMTLPAIPVLILGERINRGVAANEPSAVYNRFLAMAGASLLLFSAVWCWVAIYKV, encoded by the coding sequence ATGTCTGTTTCTATTTCCCATTGGTTGATTGCGTCACGTCCCAAGACTTTGGGGGCGGCGGTGGCACCGGTGATGGCGGGGTCGGTGCTGGGATGGAAGTTGGGCGGGGAGTTTTGTGAATGGTTGCTGTTGGCGACGTTGGGCAGTTGCATGTGCCTGCAGGTGGCGACGAATTTTTTTAATGATGCGGTGGATGGGCTTAAGGGGAGCGATACGGACGAGAGGTTGGGGCCGAAACGGATCACGGCGTCGGGGTTGGTGCCGGCACGGACGGTGCTTTGGGGAGCGGGGTTGATGCTGGGGTTGGCGGTATTGCTGGCGCTGCCGCTGGTGTGGTATCGGGGATGGCCGATTTTAGCGATTGGGATTCCGTCTTTATGGTTTTGTTACGGATATACGGGAGGACCGTGGCCGCTGGCGTATCGGGGTTTGGGGGAGCTGTTTGTGGTGCTGTTTTTCGGGCTGGTGGCGGTGACGGGATCAGCGTTTGTGCAGAGCGGGGAGTGGCATGTGGAGGCGGTGGTGCTGGGGTTGCAGATCGGGTTGCTTTCGACGGTGCTGATTGCGATCAACAATTTGCGGGATGTCGTCGAGGATGCGCAGTCGGGAAAAAGGACGCTGGCGGTGCGGTTGGGGAAGAGTTTTGCGAAGTGGGAGATTTGGGGGCTGCATGTGGTGGCGCTGCTGCTGGGGATTTACTGGTGGTGGGCGTTGGACTGGCGCTGGTTGATGACGTTGCCGGCGATTCCGGTTTTGATATTGGGGGAGCGGATCAATCGTGGGGTGGCGGCAAATGAGCCGTCGGCAGTGTATAATCGGTTTTTGGCAATGGCGGGGGCGAGTCTGTTGTTGTTTTCGGCGGTTTGGTGCTGGGTGGCGATTTATAAGGTGTAA
- the moeB gene encoding molybdopterin-synthase adenylyltransferase MoeB: MDSPDLNPAELRRYARHLNMPEFGLEAQQKLKSSKILCIGAGGLGSPIAMHLAAAGIGTLGLVDPDVVEESNLQRQLLHGTKDLGRPKLDSARDLLHDLNPHVEVITHSTTFTASNAIELARDYDLIIDGTDNFPTRYLSNDIAVFLKKPNIYGSILRFEGQCTVFAPHLGGPCYRCMAPHPPKPGLVPTCAEGGVLGVMPGLIGTIQATEAIKLLTGIGQPLIGKLLHVDALSMKFRTFQLRRDPECPVCSEHPSITAPIDYEQFCGLPKSVPSITVHDLHQKQQTHAPHFLLDVREPDEFATARIPHSTLIPLKQLPDRLDELPRDLPIIVHCKSGMRSARAVDELQQGGFQNVENLTGGIQAWSKEIDPSVPTY; encoded by the coding sequence ATGGATTCACCCGACCTCAATCCCGCCGAACTGCGCCGCTACGCTCGGCACCTCAACATGCCCGAATTCGGCTTGGAGGCCCAACAAAAACTGAAATCCTCCAAAATCCTCTGCATCGGAGCCGGTGGTCTCGGCTCCCCCATCGCCATGCACCTCGCCGCCGCTGGCATCGGCACCCTCGGCCTCGTTGATCCCGACGTCGTCGAGGAATCCAACCTCCAGCGCCAGCTTCTCCATGGCACCAAGGACCTAGGCCGCCCCAAACTCGACTCCGCCCGCGACCTACTCCACGACCTCAATCCCCACGTCGAAGTCATCACCCACTCCACCACCTTCACCGCATCGAACGCCATCGAACTCGCCCGCGACTACGACCTCATCATCGACGGCACCGACAACTTCCCGACCCGCTACCTCAGCAACGACATCGCCGTCTTCCTCAAAAAACCCAACATCTACGGCAGCATCCTGCGCTTCGAAGGCCAGTGCACCGTCTTCGCCCCTCATCTTGGCGGACCCTGCTACCGCTGCATGGCCCCCCATCCGCCCAAACCCGGACTGGTCCCCACCTGTGCCGAAGGTGGTGTCCTCGGAGTGATGCCCGGCCTCATCGGCACCATCCAGGCCACCGAAGCCATCAAACTCCTCACCGGCATCGGCCAGCCCCTTATCGGCAAACTCCTCCACGTCGACGCCCTCAGCATGAAGTTTCGCACCTTCCAGCTCCGGCGCGACCCCGAATGCCCCGTTTGCAGCGAACATCCCAGCATCACCGCCCCCATCGACTACGAACAATTCTGCGGACTCCCTAAAAGCGTCCCTTCCATCACCGTCCACGACCTCCATCAAAAACAGCAAACCCACGCCCCCCATTTCCTCCTCGACGTTCGCGAACCCGACGAATTCGCCACCGCCCGAATCCCCCACTCCACCCTCATTCCCCTAAAACAACTCCCCGACCGCCTCGACGAACTTCCCCGCGACCTTCCCATCATCGTCCACTGCAAAAGCGGCATGCGCAGCGCCCGCGCCGTCGACGAACTGCAACAAGGCGGTTTTCAAAACGTCGAAAACCTCACCGGCGGCATCCAAGCCTGGTCCAAAGAAATCGATCCCAGCGTGCCGACCTACTGA
- a CDS encoding DUF6364 family protein, translated as MSKLTLHVPEELIVAAKNEAAMRRVSVSKLVSDFFAFLAANKGAAGNDDGEDLAPRTRRLARCIPDADVEDYIDHLERKHS; from the coding sequence ATGTCAAAGCTGACTTTGCATGTGCCTGAAGAATTAATCGTGGCGGCCAAGAATGAAGCGGCCATGAGGCGCGTTTCAGTTTCCAAGCTGGTGTCGGATTTTTTTGCTTTTCTTGCTGCAAACAAAGGTGCTGCCGGGAACGATGATGGCGAGGATCTTGCGCCGAGGACTCGCCGCCTGGCCAGATGCATTCCAGATGCTGACGTGGAGGACTACATTGACCACTTGGAGCGCAAACATTCGTGA
- a CDS encoding PIN domain-containing protein has product MNALIDTNVIVDVLTGRAPFFGDSSRVLDHAERGDYVAWVCATTVTTVFYLTRRHLGAEATVERIKDLTSICTVAPVNKAVIDSALESSFADFEDAVLHYSALIAGADCIVTRNEGDFRESSLLIYSPAQFLAALSQKMSESGVGKRLLD; this is encoded by the coding sequence GTGAATGCTCTGATTGACACCAATGTCATTGTGGATGTGCTGACGGGACGTGCGCCGTTCTTTGGGGATTCATCCCGTGTGCTTGACCATGCGGAACGAGGGGATTATGTGGCTTGGGTGTGTGCCACCACGGTGACGACGGTTTTTTATCTGACACGGCGGCACCTTGGGGCAGAAGCAACCGTGGAGCGGATTAAAGATCTGACGTCGATTTGCACGGTAGCTCCTGTGAACAAGGCGGTGATTGATTCGGCGCTGGAAAGTTCTTTCGCGGATTTTGAGGATGCGGTGTTGCATTATTCGGCGCTCATCGCAGGGGCAGATTGTATTGTCACACGGAACGAAGGTGATTTTCGAGAGTCGTCGTTGTTGATTTATTCGCCTGCGCAGTTTCTTGCCGCACTTTCGCAAAAGATGTCAGAAAGCGGTGTGGGAAAACGGTTGTTGGACTAG
- a CDS encoding TatD family hydrolase translates to MAYIEPHGHMVSRTTDDYEKLALAGCVAICEPAFWAGFDRKSAEGFYDYFRQITEYEPKRAARFGLKHFSWLCINPKEAEDVGLADEVMGLIPEFLQKENVLGIGEIGLNKNSRNELLVLEKHLQIAADHGQLVLVHTPHLEDKLKGTKLILDAIKNFPGIQPGRVIIDHVEEHTIDLVLDEGFWAGITLYPESKCTSPRAVDMLEARQGEQIWMNSACDWGVSDPLAARKAMLEMGKRGWSPEMVQKVAYDNPVAFMSQCPKFKI, encoded by the coding sequence ATGGCATATATTGAACCTCATGGGCACATGGTCAGCCGCACGACGGATGACTACGAAAAACTGGCGTTGGCGGGGTGTGTGGCGATTTGCGAACCGGCGTTTTGGGCGGGGTTTGATCGCAAAAGCGCGGAGGGTTTTTACGATTATTTCCGGCAGATCACGGAGTATGAACCGAAGCGGGCGGCGAGGTTTGGGTTGAAGCATTTTTCATGGTTGTGCATCAATCCGAAGGAGGCGGAGGATGTGGGGCTGGCAGATGAGGTGATGGGGTTGATCCCGGAGTTTTTACAGAAGGAAAATGTGCTGGGGATTGGAGAGATTGGGCTGAACAAGAACAGCAGGAATGAGTTGCTGGTGCTGGAGAAACATCTGCAGATCGCGGCGGATCATGGGCAGCTGGTGCTGGTGCATACGCCGCATCTGGAAGACAAGCTGAAGGGGACCAAATTGATCCTGGACGCGATCAAAAATTTCCCGGGGATTCAGCCGGGCAGGGTGATCATTGATCATGTGGAGGAGCACACGATTGATCTGGTGTTGGACGAGGGGTTTTGGGCGGGGATCACGTTGTATCCGGAAAGCAAATGCACCTCGCCGCGGGCGGTGGACATGCTGGAAGCCCGTCAGGGGGAGCAGATCTGGATGAACTCGGCATGCGACTGGGGGGTGAGCGATCCTCTGGCGGCGCGCAAGGCGATGCTGGAGATGGGAAAACGGGGGTGGTCGCCGGAGATGGTGCAGAAGGTGGCGTATGACAATCCGGTGGCGTTCATGAGCCAGTGTCCGAAATTCAAGATCTGA
- a CDS encoding LpxI family protein gives METIALIAGSGIYPEMFVEAARKAGVRKLVVAGFEDETKAELMSTVDAHAWFRVGQLSKMISFFKKEGVGHAVMVGQIAPKNLFDLRPDLRTLMMIAKLKRRNAETLFGGIADELKKDGIELLPATTFLEDSMPKAGHVAGPKVKGRRIEDAAYGFEIAKASSKLDIGQTVVVKNGTVLAVEAFEGTNEAIKRGGKLGKGGATMVKVSKPNQDMRFDVPVIGPDTISNAADAGVDVIAVEAGMTLLLGQEEIFRLCEEKRVTLLGVE, from the coding sequence ATGGAGACGATTGCATTGATCGCGGGAAGCGGGATTTATCCGGAGATGTTTGTGGAGGCGGCACGCAAGGCGGGTGTGCGCAAACTGGTGGTGGCGGGGTTTGAGGATGAGACGAAGGCGGAACTGATGAGCACGGTGGATGCGCATGCGTGGTTTCGGGTGGGGCAGCTTTCGAAGATGATTTCCTTTTTTAAGAAGGAAGGCGTGGGGCATGCGGTGATGGTGGGTCAGATCGCGCCGAAGAATCTTTTTGATTTGAGGCCGGATTTACGCACGCTGATGATGATTGCGAAGTTGAAGCGTCGCAATGCGGAGACGTTGTTTGGAGGGATTGCGGATGAGCTGAAGAAGGACGGGATTGAGTTGTTACCAGCGACGACGTTTTTGGAGGATTCGATGCCGAAGGCGGGGCATGTGGCGGGGCCGAAGGTGAAGGGTCGGCGGATAGAAGACGCGGCTTATGGGTTTGAGATCGCGAAGGCGTCAAGCAAGCTGGACATCGGTCAGACCGTGGTGGTGAAGAACGGCACGGTGCTGGCTGTGGAGGCTTTTGAGGGGACCAATGAGGCGATCAAGCGCGGGGGAAAGCTCGGCAAGGGCGGGGCGACGATGGTGAAGGTGAGCAAGCCGAATCAGGACATGCGTTTTGATGTGCCGGTGATCGGGCCGGATACGATCAGCAATGCGGCGGATGCGGGGGTGGATGTGATCGCGGTGGAGGCAGGGATGACGCTGCTGCTTGGGCAGGAGGAGATTTTCCGGTTGTGTGAGGAGAAGCGGGTGACGTTGCTGGGGGTGGAGTGA